One Methylocaldum marinum DNA window includes the following coding sequences:
- a CDS encoding PEP-CTERM sorting domain-containing protein gives MRYPIRQTSGLLALAFSVSHPAFAASFTPLGDLPGGEVKSYAAAVSADGSTVVGYGATAAGTEAFRWTRGGGMESLGVLPGGDHLSYASAISADGTVIVGYSGSGSGYQAFRWTQAAGLTGLGGLGANDGFTRASGISADGSIIVGYSQTSAHPMGSGYRWSEATGMVDMGQLPGDIWSWARAISADGSVIVGQSNTLTDGQAFRWTAEDGMSGLGKLPGATSSGASGVSDDGTVIAGGGKVGDFNYAMVWTEEGGWENLGTLPGYQNSNTNAVSGDGTLVVGQSFNFDGATSTFTSEGFLWDEANGMRNVKDWLMDEYGLDLAPWTIGNVLGVSGDGRFIAGYGVNPDGNTEAWLADLSPAPVPLPAAFWLLASGLMALGGAARNGRRTV, from the coding sequence ATGCGATATCCGATAAGGCAGACGAGCGGTTTGCTGGCTTTGGCGTTCTCCGTCTCACATCCGGCGTTCGCGGCCAGCTTCACGCCTCTGGGCGATTTGCCGGGAGGGGAGGTCAAAAGTTATGCCGCGGCCGTTTCCGCCGACGGTTCGACCGTCGTCGGTTATGGCGCCACCGCGGCCGGAACCGAGGCCTTTCGCTGGACCCGCGGCGGCGGCATGGAGTCCTTGGGCGTGTTGCCCGGCGGGGATCATCTGAGCTACGCCAGCGCCATTTCCGCCGACGGTACGGTGATCGTCGGCTACAGCGGTTCCGGCAGTGGCTATCAGGCTTTCCGCTGGACTCAGGCCGCCGGACTGACCGGCCTGGGCGGTCTCGGTGCCAATGATGGTTTCACCCGGGCCAGCGGCATCAGCGCGGACGGCTCGATCATTGTGGGTTACAGCCAGACCAGCGCCCATCCGATGGGTTCCGGTTACCGCTGGAGCGAAGCCACCGGCATGGTCGATATGGGGCAATTGCCGGGCGATATCTGGAGCTGGGCGCGGGCGATCAGCGCGGACGGATCCGTCATCGTGGGTCAGAGCAATACTCTGACCGATGGACAGGCTTTTCGCTGGACCGCCGAGGACGGCATGAGCGGCCTTGGGAAACTCCCGGGAGCGACATCCTCCGGAGCGAGCGGCGTTTCCGACGACGGTACGGTGATCGCCGGTGGGGGAAAGGTCGGCGATTTCAACTATGCCATGGTCTGGACCGAAGAAGGCGGCTGGGAAAACCTCGGCACCCTGCCGGGTTATCAAAACAGCAACACCAACGCGGTTTCCGGTGACGGAACCCTGGTGGTGGGGCAGTCGTTCAATTTCGACGGCGCCACGTCCACGTTCACGTCCGAGGGCTTCCTCTGGGATGAGGCAAACGGCATGCGGAATGTGAAGGACTGGCTGATGGACGAATACGGGCTGGACCTCGCGCCTTGGACGATCGGTAACGTCTTGGGCGTTTCGGGCGACGGGAGATTCATTGCCGGATACGGCGTCAACCCGGACGGCAACACCGAAGCCTGGCTGGCCGATTTGTCCCCCGCGCCGGTGCCGCTGCCGGCAGCGTTCTGGCTTCTGGCATCGGGTCTGATGGCGTTAGGCGGCGCTGCCCGTAACGGGCGCCGAACCGTGTAA
- a CDS encoding transposase family protein, with the protein MKNNLVGGLEDRQVKYLGSTHEGKKHDKKICDEEGTRFPDGVELYRDSGFQGHELANVTVHQPKKRPRNGRLSADDQEANRLHSSIRVIIEHIISGIKRCRVVKDVFRNTKEGYDDVVIELACGLHNYRSYCRNQSY; encoded by the coding sequence GTGAAGAACAACCTTGTCGGCGGCCTGGAGGACAGGCAGGTCAAGTACTTGGGTTCGACCCATGAGGGCAAGAAGCACGACAAGAAGATCTGCGACGAAGAAGGGACCCGGTTCCCCGACGGCGTCGAGCTGTATCGCGACAGCGGCTTCCAGGGACACGAACTGGCGAATGTCACAGTCCACCAGCCGAAGAAGAGGCCGCGCAACGGCCGGCTTTCGGCCGACGACCAGGAGGCCAACCGGCTCCACTCAAGCATCCGCGTGATCATCGAACACATCATCTCGGGAATCAAGCGGTGCCGCGTCGTCAAAGACGTGTTCAGGAACACCAAGGAAGGCTACGACGATGTCGTCATTGAATTGGCCTGCGGCCTGCACAATTACAGGAGCTACTGCCGAAACCAGAGTTATTGA
- a CDS encoding AAA family ATPase encodes MPAPREDLAALYNNISRIILGKREAVLFAIACLLARGHLLIEDVPGVGKTMLARALARSINGQFRRVQCTPDLLPSDITGVSVYNQKSSEFEFVAGPVFTHILLADEVNRATPRTQSSLLECMAENQVTVEGQTRRLDSLFMVLATQNPVEFHGTFPLPEAQLDRFFMRIRMGYPEASEEIAILRAQNRRHPIEDIKPALNRDRILALQDRVAEVAVHDSVAEYIIALVRATRSHSDVELGASPRGSLALMKAAQAMALLSGREFVTPQLVKQVAAPVLSHRLILRQTTALAGKRGDDVIREVLQMVPTPAAEDAAA; translated from the coding sequence ATGCCCGCTCCACGCGAGGATCTGGCCGCGCTTTACAACAATATTTCCCGCATCATTCTCGGCAAACGGGAAGCGGTGCTGTTCGCCATCGCCTGTCTCCTGGCTCGGGGACATCTTTTAATCGAGGACGTGCCGGGTGTCGGCAAGACCATGCTGGCGCGCGCGCTGGCCCGGTCCATCAACGGACAGTTCCGGCGGGTGCAGTGCACGCCGGATCTGCTGCCCTCGGACATCACCGGCGTATCCGTCTACAACCAGAAATCGAGCGAATTCGAGTTCGTGGCGGGTCCCGTGTTCACTCATATTCTGCTGGCCGACGAGGTGAACCGGGCAACCCCGCGCACCCAGTCCAGCCTGCTGGAGTGCATGGCGGAGAACCAGGTCACGGTGGAAGGCCAGACCCGCCGGCTGGACTCGCTGTTCATGGTGCTGGCGACCCAGAACCCGGTCGAGTTCCACGGCACGTTTCCGTTGCCGGAAGCGCAGCTCGACCGCTTCTTCATGCGCATCCGCATGGGCTATCCGGAAGCTTCCGAGGAAATCGCCATCCTCCGCGCGCAGAACCGCCGCCACCCCATCGAGGACATCAAGCCGGCGCTGAACCGCGATCGGATATTGGCCTTGCAGGACCGGGTAGCCGAGGTGGCGGTGCACGACAGCGTGGCCGAATATATCATCGCCCTGGTTCGCGCCACCCGCTCCCACTCGGACGTAGAACTGGGCGCCAGCCCGCGCGGCTCGCTGGCCCTGATGAAAGCGGCCCAGGCCATGGCCTTGCTGTCCGGACGCGAGTTCGTGACTCCGCAACTGGTGAAGCAGGTGGCGGCGCCGGTTCTAAGCCATCGGCTGATTCTCCGGCAGACTACCGCCCTGGCGGGAAAACGCGGCGACGACGTGATCCGCGAAGTGTTGCAGATGGTGCCGACGCCAGCCGCAGAGGACGCGGCAGCCTGA
- a CDS encoding transglutaminase TgpA family protein, protein MSALEIAHQQPLADRRLYLSLWSLLSGAALAQASLQPLAGALGSTLFWAVVFGAGLAVGATQDPEASLPKQLNQGAAALGMLAFLLALPHGLARALLLLLLWLQAAQNFRLHTRRDAYFALAISFVAVLFASGHSKSGWFLVWLALYALAAVYTLVLLHAQACRARAAGIAADTRALLPPANVLALTTAVLLTAGTIYLFMPRPPAAKLGAYMDAGGHDYFDSKWEREADTESEKDAGDDENDTNRQDLSEPSGDAETDRPPARRDEQYDYSGFEEDFRIDQTSSGRTGTKSGGARGTSNDILLYVQAPQPLYLTGRVFDTFDGLHWSRRSRAERKRRLERGRLALDPAPLAPEPIKQVVEVATSIAQPSLFAASQAVDLGFPGSVVGVDRYGALRIPRGLEAGTVYQVSSRFRRVEGHLAHDSSPPKDAAAYLQLPDGQDPRIAQLAERVTAAAATPFDAALELENHLRTQYAYTLDTLASQNTTPLAEFLFETRRGHCEFFASAMAVMLRTRGIPSRLVTGFAATNLNPMTGYYEVRVLDGHAWVEAWFPDHGWVLFEPTAYYDLPRPEPSAALTARQLERYIDNLARQTELLSPETDGGWPSLAETLRLIKDAVVHGFTRLSEAAMKFAEEAGPYLAGLVILGLLIRFGWHTVATPIRDRLALRRVQAARRSDPQRFARVCYGETERWLARRGFPRDPAQTEEEYRAQVARHWEPAGDALRRLIRVFQKARYGTGPLQAREAEACFSDFMAITTLVTPAGRAKVRSN, encoded by the coding sequence ATGAGCGCCCTCGAGATCGCCCACCAGCAACCGCTGGCCGATCGCCGGCTGTATCTCAGCCTGTGGAGTCTCCTGTCCGGCGCCGCCCTGGCCCAGGCCTCGCTGCAGCCCCTCGCCGGCGCGCTCGGGTCGACACTGTTCTGGGCCGTGGTTTTCGGGGCGGGACTCGCCGTCGGAGCCACCCAGGACCCCGAGGCGTCCCTGCCCAAGCAACTCAATCAGGGCGCGGCAGCCTTGGGAATGCTCGCCTTCCTGCTGGCGCTGCCCCACGGCCTGGCCCGCGCCCTGCTGCTCCTGCTGCTGTGGCTGCAAGCGGCCCAGAATTTCCGCCTGCACACCCGCCGGGACGCCTATTTCGCCCTGGCGATTTCCTTCGTGGCGGTCCTGTTCGCCTCGGGACACAGCAAGAGCGGCTGGTTCCTGGTATGGCTGGCCCTGTACGCGCTGGCGGCGGTCTACACCCTGGTGCTGCTCCATGCCCAGGCCTGCCGCGCCCGGGCCGCGGGAATCGCCGCCGACACGCGTGCGCTGCTGCCGCCGGCCAACGTACTGGCCCTGACCACCGCTGTCCTGCTGACGGCCGGGACGATCTACCTGTTCATGCCCCGACCGCCGGCGGCCAAGCTGGGGGCTTACATGGACGCCGGCGGCCACGATTATTTCGATTCGAAATGGGAGCGGGAGGCCGATACCGAGTCCGAAAAGGACGCTGGAGACGACGAAAATGACACGAACCGGCAGGATCTTTCGGAGCCGTCCGGCGACGCCGAGACCGACCGGCCGCCGGCCCGCCGCGACGAGCAATACGATTACTCCGGTTTCGAAGAAGATTTCCGCATCGACCAGACCTCTTCCGGCCGGACCGGGACCAAGAGCGGCGGTGCGCGCGGCACGTCCAACGACATCCTGCTTTACGTCCAGGCGCCGCAACCCCTGTATCTCACCGGCCGGGTGTTCGACACTTTCGACGGATTACACTGGAGCCGCCGCAGCCGGGCGGAGCGCAAGCGGCGCCTGGAACGGGGCCGGCTCGCGCTGGACCCCGCACCTCTCGCACCGGAACCGATCAAGCAGGTCGTCGAGGTCGCCACCTCCATCGCCCAGCCCTCGCTGTTCGCCGCTTCGCAAGCGGTCGACCTGGGTTTCCCCGGTTCCGTCGTGGGCGTCGACCGCTACGGGGCGCTGAGGATTCCGAGAGGACTGGAAGCCGGCACCGTGTACCAGGTATCCAGCCGCTTCCGCCGGGTCGAAGGCCATCTCGCGCATGATTCGTCTCCGCCCAAGGACGCTGCGGCCTACCTGCAACTCCCGGACGGCCAGGACCCGCGCATCGCCCAGCTGGCCGAGCGGGTGACGGCTGCCGCGGCCACGCCCTTCGACGCCGCGCTCGAACTGGAGAACCATCTCCGCACCCAATATGCCTATACCCTCGACACGCTCGCCTCGCAGAACACCACGCCCCTGGCGGAATTCCTGTTCGAGACCCGGCGCGGCCACTGCGAATTCTTCGCCAGCGCCATGGCGGTCATGCTGCGCACCCGCGGCATCCCGTCCCGGCTGGTGACCGGTTTCGCGGCGACCAACCTCAATCCCATGACCGGTTATTACGAAGTCCGGGTGCTGGACGGCCATGCCTGGGTCGAAGCCTGGTTTCCGGACCACGGCTGGGTGCTGTTCGAGCCCACCGCCTATTACGACCTGCCCCGGCCCGAGCCGTCCGCTGCCCTCACCGCCCGGCAGTTGGAGCGCTACATCGACAATCTCGCCCGGCAGACGGAACTGCTGTCCCCCGAAACCGACGGCGGCTGGCCCAGCCTGGCGGAAACCCTGCGTCTGATCAAGGACGCCGTGGTGCACGGATTCACGCGATTATCGGAAGCCGCGATGAAATTCGCGGAAGAAGCGGGACCTTATCTGGCCGGCTTGGTCATCCTGGGACTGCTGATCCGGTTCGGCTGGCACACCGTGGCGACGCCGATACGCGACCGGCTCGCCCTGCGCCGGGTGCAGGCCGCACGCCGGAGCGATCCGCAGCGGTTCGCGCGGGTTTGTTACGGAGAGACCGAACGCTGGCTGGCCCGGCGCGGCTTCCCGCGTGATCCGGCGCAAACCGAGGAGGAATACCGGGCGCAGGTGGCGAGACATTGGGAACCCGCGGGCGACGCCCTGCGCCGCTTGATCCGGGTATTCCAGAAGGCCCGTTATGGGACGGGGCCGCTGCAAGCCCGAGAGGCCGAAGCGTGTTTCAGCGACTTCATGGCGATCACCACCCTCGTGACCCCGGCCGGACGCGCGAAGGTCCGCTCGAATTAG
- a CDS encoding helix-turn-helix domain-containing protein, translated as MLSYEDVKQKPKTLMAMTSLKASEFEELLVSFAATWAEETGRNLTKGGRPPIIASMADRLLFILFYLKTYPLQEVIAHLFGMSQPQANFTIHLLSRVLNKTLDARGHKPARLTEEMLSRLEQEARQDLGIDGTERRINRPVNDLGQRIHYSGKKNATL; from the coding sequence ATGCTTTCCTACGAAGACGTGAAGCAAAAGCCGAAGACATTGATGGCCATGACCAGTCTGAAGGCCTCCGAGTTTGAGGAACTCTTGGTTTCTTTTGCGGCGACATGGGCCGAAGAAACCGGCAGGAATCTGACTAAAGGAGGGCGTCCGCCGATTATCGCGAGCATGGCCGACCGGCTGCTGTTCATCCTGTTCTATCTGAAGACCTACCCTCTGCAAGAGGTCATCGCGCATCTGTTCGGCATGAGCCAACCCCAGGCCAACTTCACGATCCACCTGTTGAGCAGGGTGCTCAACAAGACACTTGACGCCCGCGGGCACAAGCCCGCCCGGCTCACCGAGGAGATGCTGTCCAGGCTGGAGCAGGAGGCGCGGCAGGACTTGGGCATAGACGGGACGGAAAGGCGCATCAACCGCCCCGTCAACGACCTGGGGCAACGCATCCACTACAGCGGTAAAAAAAATGCCACACTGTGA
- a CDS encoding DUF2382 domain-containing protein, which produces MMNTVVGLLDTRSEAEKVVHDLEREGIGRDHIHVMTSDVEYERELSGARGAEKESGLRFVLSKLGLLEQRREEIGLPAEDIRYYAEGVRRGGLLVTVETDESHADRAARILAEHGAVDIEERATQWQQPGTTPPAAGRTDTAAEPMPGAPEPARGAEEAKIPVVEEELKVGKRAVKHGGVRVYTHVTERPVDEDVTLREEHVRVERHPVDRPMSEADMAAFKEGSMEFTEMAEEAVASKEARVVEEVTVSKGVTEHTETVHDTLRGTEVEVEEFGRATAGPSPDFASLDSDFRQHYSTHFGNLGQPYDRYLPAYRFGHTLGTHPALAGKDWAALEPEARREWERNPSAGEWDQMKSAIHHAWERVRGNR; this is translated from the coding sequence ATGATGAACACAGTGGTTGGATTGCTGGATACGCGATCGGAAGCGGAAAAGGTCGTGCACGACCTCGAACGCGAAGGCATCGGTCGCGATCACATTCATGTCATGACCAGCGATGTCGAATACGAGCGGGAGCTGAGCGGGGCCCGCGGAGCCGAGAAAGAATCCGGCCTGCGCTTCGTTCTGTCCAAGCTCGGGCTGCTGGAACAGCGGCGGGAAGAAATCGGTCTGCCCGCGGAGGATATCCGCTATTACGCCGAAGGCGTGCGGCGCGGAGGCCTGCTGGTCACGGTCGAAACCGATGAAAGCCATGCCGATCGCGCCGCCCGGATTCTGGCGGAGCACGGCGCGGTGGATATCGAAGAACGCGCCACTCAATGGCAGCAGCCGGGCACGACGCCCCCCGCCGCGGGCAGGACTGACACCGCTGCGGAACCGATGCCTGGCGCGCCGGAACCTGCGCGTGGCGCCGAGGAGGCCAAGATTCCGGTGGTCGAGGAAGAACTGAAAGTCGGCAAGCGCGCCGTCAAGCACGGCGGAGTCCGCGTCTACACCCACGTCACGGAGCGTCCGGTAGACGAAGACGTCACCCTGCGCGAAGAGCATGTCCGAGTCGAGCGCCATCCGGTAGACCGCCCCATGTCGGAAGCGGACATGGCCGCGTTCAAGGAAGGCAGCATGGAATTCACCGAAATGGCCGAAGAGGCCGTGGCATCCAAGGAAGCCCGTGTGGTCGAGGAGGTCACCGTCAGCAAAGGCGTTACGGAACATACCGAGACCGTCCACGATACGCTGCGCGGCACCGAGGTCGAAGTGGAGGAATTCGGGCGAGCCACGGCAGGACCGTCCCCGGATTTCGCGTCTCTCGACTCGGATTTCCGCCAGCACTACTCGACCCACTTCGGCAATCTGGGACAGCCTTACGATCGTTATCTGCCCGCCTACCGCTTCGGCCACACGCTGGGCACCCATCCCGCTCTCGCCGGCAAGGACTGGGCCGCGCTGGAACCGGAAGCCCGCCGCGAATGGGAAAGAAACCCGTCTGCCGGAGAATGGGACCAAATGAAAAGCGCGATCCATCATGCCTGGGAACGCGTGCGTGGTAACCGCTGA
- a CDS encoding YsnF/AvaK domain-containing protein produces the protein MESSPLPHAVVVTTDGFRGFVDSEVLPLAEQSAVAVRFELGERLMIPVNLLEPQQDGSYVLTMNFTEAMTRRRETPGRAETLTIPVTEERLVRQKRKVETGRVRVTKRVSTRVEQVDDPLVQETVHVERVAVNRPVDETVPARHEGDTLIIPVFEETLVVRKQLMLKEELHVTRRRTESHRPQQVTLRREDVSVERLPSRTQGEADRERPDVSN, from the coding sequence ATGGAAAGCTCGCCGCTGCCCCATGCGGTAGTCGTCACCACCGACGGTTTTCGGGGTTTTGTCGACTCCGAAGTCTTGCCGCTCGCAGAACAGTCCGCAGTCGCGGTTCGCTTCGAACTCGGCGAACGGCTGATGATCCCCGTGAATCTCCTCGAGCCGCAGCAGGACGGAAGCTACGTTCTGACCATGAACTTCACCGAAGCCATGACCCGCCGGCGGGAAACGCCTGGCCGTGCCGAAACGCTGACCATTCCCGTGACGGAAGAGCGACTGGTACGACAAAAACGCAAGGTGGAAACCGGACGGGTCCGTGTCACCAAGCGCGTGTCCACCCGCGTCGAACAGGTCGACGATCCTTTGGTTCAGGAAACGGTTCATGTCGAGCGGGTCGCCGTAAACCGCCCCGTGGACGAAACCGTGCCCGCCCGCCACGAGGGCGACACGCTGATCATCCCCGTGTTCGAGGAAACCCTGGTGGTGCGAAAGCAGCTCATGCTCAAGGAAGAGCTGCACGTGACCCGGCGCAGGACGGAGTCGCACCGGCCGCAGCAGGTGACCTTGCGGCGCGAAGACGTGTCGGTCGAGCGGCTACCTTCCCGTACGCAAGGGGAAGCCGATCGCGAACGGCCCGATGTCTCGAACTGA
- a CDS encoding DUF58 domain-containing protein, producing MNASLEARIERGLAALHLGVALPATALVLLLIAWNRGIALLYGLLALVLATWVIAHLAPLRHLLGIEARRRHPPSVHEGEPLPLTVELRHAGRGARYLLEVVDRVPCAPEEEQQPSGFIERLRERAKLELQASCDCRGTYTLGPLRLRTGYPLGIRWRELELPGTESELLVYPAPFPIRRLKWLDASLTPVLGSRAVAVKGGDESFFGLRDYQRGDSPRYIDWRSTARLSRLLVKEHEVLASSELMIVLDLNREHQAGEGRESMLEYAVKIAASIARFALGEGHGVGLLGVGKSIYRVAPGRGWGHNQSILDVLARVQAEGSAPYAEAVEHATASLPRGGLMVLFDHGTEVTLDQTLSVRLSGRRVTPGWVCFDRHSFDFPMSRDPRSEASLRSGIYHVRRGDDLGKVFAT from the coding sequence ATGAACGCCTCCCTGGAAGCCCGCATTGAACGCGGCCTGGCCGCGCTCCATCTCGGCGTGGCGCTGCCGGCCACCGCCCTGGTGCTGCTGCTGATCGCCTGGAACCGCGGCATCGCCCTGCTCTACGGATTGCTGGCCCTGGTGCTGGCGACCTGGGTGATCGCCCACCTCGCGCCCTTGCGCCACCTCCTCGGCATCGAGGCCCGCCGCCGCCATCCCCCCAGCGTCCACGAGGGAGAGCCGCTGCCGCTCACGGTGGAACTCCGCCACGCCGGCCGGGGCGCACGCTACCTGCTGGAAGTGGTGGACCGGGTCCCCTGCGCTCCCGAGGAGGAACAACAGCCAAGCGGCTTCATCGAGCGCCTGCGGGAACGGGCTAAGCTGGAACTGCAGGCGAGCTGCGACTGCCGCGGCACCTACACACTCGGACCGCTGCGGCTGCGCACCGGGTATCCCCTGGGAATCCGCTGGCGCGAGCTGGAACTGCCCGGCACCGAATCCGAGCTGCTGGTCTATCCCGCCCCCTTTCCGATCCGCCGGCTGAAATGGCTGGACGCTTCGCTCACCCCGGTCCTCGGATCGCGCGCGGTAGCGGTCAAGGGCGGGGACGAATCGTTTTTCGGGCTGCGCGACTATCAGCGCGGCGACAGTCCGCGCTACATCGACTGGCGCTCCACCGCCCGGCTGAGCCGCCTGCTGGTCAAGGAGCACGAGGTGCTCGCGAGTAGCGAACTGATGATCGTGCTCGACCTCAATCGGGAGCATCAGGCCGGGGAAGGCCGGGAATCGATGCTGGAATACGCGGTGAAGATCGCGGCCTCCATCGCCCGATTCGCTTTAGGGGAAGGCCATGGCGTCGGCCTCCTGGGCGTGGGAAAAAGCATATACCGGGTGGCGCCGGGACGCGGATGGGGACACAACCAATCCATCCTGGACGTATTGGCGCGGGTGCAGGCCGAGGGTTCGGCGCCGTATGCCGAAGCCGTCGAGCACGCCACGGCCTCCCTGCCCCGCGGAGGGCTGATGGTGCTGTTCGACCACGGCACCGAGGTCACTCTGGACCAAACGCTGTCAGTGCGCTTGTCCGGCCGGCGCGTGACGCCGGGCTGGGTGTGCTTCGACCGCCATAGCTTCGACTTCCCGATGAGCCGCGACCCGCGCTCCGAAGCGTCGTTGCGCTCCGGGATTTATCATGTGCGCCGGGGCGACGACCTCGGGAAGGTGTTCGCGACATGA
- a CDS encoding IS110 family transposase, with translation MGKRSYRSTAFDEMDGSAVLGRLEGKRVVLAVDVAKEAFMAQLLTEEREVLATVRWRHPQQTRALVETLKGWLGRCRVEVVMEPTGTYGDALRALLVAQGWPVYRVSPKRVHDAAEVYDGVPSLHDAKAAYVMGRLHLEGVSEVWEEVSDERREMKALQGLLRLYQGRYRRGLNRLEAQLARHWPEVLGMLGLDSVTLLQLLAVYGEPGRIAADPEGAALLMGRVGGRGLRPDKRDAVLASAARSVGVPCLEAERELIQRLAADVLATREELRELERRVKAKVEQTPVLRRMAAVVGSTTSAVLLATQGSPLDYPEPRSYQKSLGLNLKERSSGQHKGQLKITKRGPSLARQYLYFAALRLIDRDPVVRHWCERKAGRDGGRKGKAVTAVMRKLAKALWYVARGEPFETRKLFTVETWPMAA, from the coding sequence ATGGGTAAGCGAAGCTATCGTAGCACGGCGTTTGACGAGATGGATGGGTCGGCGGTTTTGGGCCGGCTCGAAGGTAAGCGGGTGGTGTTGGCGGTGGACGTGGCGAAGGAGGCGTTCATGGCGCAACTGCTGACGGAAGAGCGGGAGGTGTTGGCGACGGTGCGGTGGCGTCATCCGCAGCAGACGCGGGCGCTGGTGGAGACGCTGAAGGGGTGGCTAGGGCGTTGTCGGGTGGAGGTGGTGATGGAGCCGACCGGGACGTACGGAGATGCCTTGCGTGCTCTGCTGGTGGCGCAGGGTTGGCCGGTGTACCGGGTGAGCCCGAAGCGGGTGCATGATGCGGCGGAAGTGTACGATGGGGTGCCGAGCTTGCACGATGCGAAGGCGGCGTACGTGATGGGGCGGCTGCATCTGGAAGGGGTCAGCGAGGTGTGGGAGGAGGTTTCGGACGAGCGCCGGGAGATGAAGGCCTTACAGGGGCTGTTGCGGTTGTACCAGGGGCGGTACCGGCGGGGTTTGAACCGGCTGGAAGCGCAGTTGGCGCGGCACTGGCCGGAGGTGTTAGGGATGCTGGGGCTGGACTCGGTCACGCTGCTGCAGCTGTTGGCCGTGTATGGGGAGCCTGGGCGGATTGCCGCCGATCCGGAGGGGGCGGCGCTCTTGATGGGGCGAGTGGGCGGTCGAGGTCTGCGCCCGGACAAACGTGACGCGGTGCTGGCGAGTGCGGCGCGGAGTGTGGGGGTGCCCTGTCTTGAGGCGGAACGGGAACTGATCCAGCGGCTGGCGGCGGATGTGCTGGCGACCCGCGAGGAGTTGCGGGAGCTGGAACGGCGCGTGAAGGCCAAGGTCGAGCAGACGCCGGTTCTGCGGCGCATGGCGGCGGTGGTGGGGTCGACGACCAGTGCCGTGCTGCTGGCGACGCAAGGGTCGCCGCTGGACTATCCGGAGCCCCGCAGTTACCAGAAGAGCCTGGGGCTCAACCTCAAGGAACGCTCCAGCGGTCAACACAAGGGCCAGCTGAAGATCACCAAGCGGGGCCCGTCGCTGGCCCGGCAATACCTTTATTTTGCCGCGCTTCGGTTGATCGACCGCGATCCGGTGGTGCGCCACTGGTGTGAGCGGAAAGCCGGGCGTGACGGGGGGCGTAAGGGCAAGGCGGTGACGGCGGTCATGCGGAAATTGGCCAAGGCCTTGTGGTATGTGGCCCGCGGCGAGCCGTTTGAGACCCGTAAGCTGTTCACGGTCGAGACCTGGCCGATGGCCGCTTGA